One region of Culex pipiens pallens isolate TS chromosome 2, TS_CPP_V2, whole genome shotgun sequence genomic DNA includes:
- the LOC120416020 gene encoding sodium-coupled monocarboxylate transporter 1-like: protein MTMESPPEEVVHQTGQLWFQTADYVIFCVMLGLSTLIGLYYGFFAKQKQDNTAEYLLGSKQMKVFPVAMSLTATHISAVTMLGVPAEMYRYGIQYWACSISGLIVTIFMVYVFLPVFFELQTTSCYAYLEQRFSRRVRTLASFLYVLYCLLNVPVLIYTPAIAFSQVTGIKLHIITPIICCICIFYTTFGGIRAVIWTDTLQFGSMIVALCVVMTIGTLQMGGIINIFELADAGGRLIWFNMDPDPSLRSSFWLVSLGLTSMWVSNIGVTPECVQRFLTVPDLSSAKKAVWIFGVGHIIVKLCSVYNGLLIFSKYHDCDPVHSGLVQKNDQIFPYFVLEVAQKIPGLPGMFVVGFFSAALSSMSTLMNTLSGTIYDDFVKPHFSFSERTASNVIKTMVVTIGVICLLLVFVVEKLGSVFSLAISVSGVTSGTLLGIFFLGMFSPYINAKGAFWGAIISLGSMCFIAAGAQLEILDGNLKYPSLPLHYDGCDGFNSTGTANSTFYIDAAGHDNSAVPWVFRLGFMYYSLLGTIIAVLAGTVISYATGGQQKPISDRLLTPWVRSWYKSVRSVDDYEYKQPPQQMQVLLGVKDPAKIHK, encoded by the exons atGACCATGGAGAGCCCACCGGAAGAGGTGGTCCACCAGACGGGCCAGCTGTGGTTCCAGACGGCCGATTACGTCATCTTCTGCGTGATGCTCGGCTTGTCTACGCTGATCGGGCTGTATTACGGATTTTTCGCCAAGCAAAAGCAGGACAACACCGCCGAGTATCTGCTCGGTAGCAAGCAGATGAAGGTGTTTCCGGTGGCGATGTCCCTGACGGCGAC CCACATCTCCGCCGTCACGATGCTGGGTGTCCCGGCCGAGATGTACCGGTACGGTATCCAGTACTGGGCCTGCTCCATCTCCGGTCTGATCGTGACCATCTTTATGGTGTACGTGTTCCTGCCGGTGTTCTTCGAGCTGCAGACCACGTCCTGCTATGCCTACCTGGAGCAACGCTTCAGCCGACGGGTGCGAACTCTGGCCAGCTTCCTGTACGTGCTGTACTGCTTGCTGAACGTTCCGGTGCTGATCTACACTCCGGCGATCGCGTTCAGCCAAGTGACGGGGATTAAACTGCACATTATCACACCGATCATTTGCTGCATCTGCATCTTCTACACGACGTTTGGGGGAATACG AGCCGTCATCTGGACCGATACGCTACAGTTTGGGTCCATGATAGTGGCGCTGTGCGTAGTGATGACCATCGGAACGCTGCAGATGGGTGGGATCATAAACATCTTCGAGCTTGCCGATGCCGGTGGAAGGTTGATCTGGTTCAA CATGGACCCCGACCCCTCATTACGATCCTCGTTCTGGCTGGTATCACTGGGGCTAACCTCAATGTGGGTTTCCAACATCGGAGTCACGCCAGAGTGCGTTCAGCGATTCCTCACCGTGCCAGATCTTAGCAGTGCCAAAAA GGCCGTCTGGATCTTCGGCGTAGGTCACATTATCGTAAAGCTTTGCTCCGTGTACAACGGTCTGCTGATCTTCAGCAAGTACCACGACTGCGATCCGGTCCACTCCGGATTGGTTCAGAAGAACGATCAAATCTTCCCCTACTTTGTGCTCGAGGTGGCCCAAAAAATACCCGGGCTGCCCGGAATGTTCGTGGTCGGGTTCTTCTCGGCCGCCCTTTCGTCCATGTCAACGCTCATGAACACCCTGTCCGGGACGATCTACGACGACTTTGTGAAGCCCCACTTTAGCTTCAGCGAACGCACGGCCAGTAACGTCATCAAGACGATGGTCGTGACGATCGGAGTGATCTGTCTGCTGCTGGTGTTTGTCGTGGAGAAGCTCGGTTCCGTGTTCAGTTTGGCCATCTCGGTGTCCGGGGTGACGTCCGGAACGTTGCTGGGAATTTTCTTCCTGGGAATGTTTTCGCCGTACATTAATGCGAAG GGTGCCTTCTGGGGAGCAATAATATCGTTGGGATCCATGTGTTTCATTGCTGCTGGAGCACAGTTGGAAATTTTAGACGGAAACCTGAAGTATCCCAGTCTTCCGCTGCATTACGATGGCTGTGATGGATTCAATTCAACCGG CACCGCCAACAGCACGTTCTACATCGACGCCGCGGGCCACGACAACTCCGCCGTGCCGTGGGTCTTCCGGCTGGGCTTCATGTACTACTCGCTGCTGGGCACGATCATCGCCGTGCTGGCCGGGACCGTCATCAGCTACGCGACCGGCGGCCAGCAGAAACCCATCTCGGACCGACTGCTCACGCCGTGGGTTCGCTCCTGGTACAAATCCGTCCGCAGCGTTGACGACTACGAGTACAAACAGCCCCCGCAGCAGATGCAGGTGCTGCTCGGGGTGAAAGATCCGGCCAAAATTCACAAATAA
- the LOC120416021 gene encoding uncharacterized protein LOC120416021 isoform X2 — protein sequence MSPWPTTMGCSSSSSVAASEVETSHPNTPVLKQVNGGRGGVVGGLPVDVEVIQSKSSETISQAYQRVDEEICALESTCPGPRLLTAEAWVEHLRNVFERESAAIVVDGGELALNVKLGEIPNGIPEGEAMAAVRNQGPEEGMLQHARNDTAKLALKLDVAFDSVKAARQEEFLGRVSRSAMQLEAVAFRSDMVDHAGARATNLRQSFSQLKTLYLELDHLLISAKNGNYTTLQEQRLDGELESAREVRDRLGGVSEQWRLAGSLIRVSAKGLQRAVEYWNLVGLSQKAEEKIGLALDCRTACHGALITLEAAQAALPQVDIPHVTMRQQTAVKHGLVYMLTDMANPARFQHTKHVLEGFLTNVYQSVTWIHDTFKETLQKDLNEADQTVMLVAKQLREIRKHYLSQRFGGKIYVKPTMGKLQQR from the exons ATGTCCCCGTGGCCAACGACGATGGGTTGTTCGTCATCATCGTCGGTGGCCGCCAGCGAGGTGGAAACTTCCCATCCAAACACGCCCGTCCTGAAGCAGGTCAACGGTGGTCGTGGTGGCGTTGTCGGTGGACTTCCGGTGGACGTCGAAGTGATCCAGTCAAAGTCGTCGGAAACGATCTCGCAGGCGTATCAACGAGTGGACGAGGAGATTTGCGCCTTGGAGAGCACCTGCCCGGGGCCACGGCTGCTGACGGCTGAGGCTTGGGTCGAGCACTTGCGGAACGTTTTCGAGCGGGAAAGTGCTGCGATCGTTGTGGACGGTGGGGAGTTGGCATTGAACGTTAAACTTGGTGAAATTCCGAACGGGATTCCGGAAGGGGAGGCAATGGCGGCGGTTAGGAACCAGGGACCGGAAGAGGGAATGCTGCAGCATGCCCGAAACGATACGGCCAAG TTGGCCCTGAAACTGGACGTGGCCTTCGATTCGGTGAAAGCCGCCCGCCAGGAGGAATTCCTGGGCCGCGTGTCCCGTTCGGCCATGCAACTTGAGGCGGTCGCCTTCCGATCGGACATGGTGGACCACGCCGGAGCGAGGGCGACCAATCTTCGTCAGAGTTTCAGCCAGCTAAAGACGCTGTATTTGGAGTTGGATCATCTGCTGATATcggcaaaaaatggaaattatacGACCCTGCAGGAGCAACGTCTCGACGGGGAGCTGGAATCGGCTAGGGAAGTCCGGGATCGACTTGGGGGCGTTTCGGAACAGTGGCGGTTGGCCGGGTCGTTGATTCGGGTTTCGGCGAAAGGCTTACAACGGGCGGTTGAGTACTGGAATTTGGTTGGACTGTCGCAAAAGGCTGAGGAGAAAATTGGTTTGGCGTTGGATTGTCGAACGGCTTGCCATGGAGCTTTGATTACGCTGGAGGCAGCTCAAGCGGCTTTGCCGCAGGTTGACATTCCGCACGTGACAATGCGTCAGCAAACGGCGGTGAAGCACGGGCTGGTTTACATGCTGACAGATATGGCCAACCCGGCGCGGTTTCAGCACACCAAACACGTGCTCGAGGGATTTCTCACGAATGTGTACCAATCCGTCACGTGGATTCACGACACCTTCAAGGAAACGCTCCAGAAAGATCTCAACGAGGCGGACCAAACGGTGATGCTGGTGGCCAAACAACTTCGCGAAATCCGCAAACATTACCTGTCGCAGCGGTTCGGGGGCAAAATCTACGTCAAGCCAACAATGGGAAAGCTTCAACAGCGATAA
- the LOC120416021 gene encoding uncharacterized protein LOC120416021 isoform X1, with protein sequence MSPWPTTMGCSSSSSVAASEVETSHPNTPVLKQVNGGRGGVVGGLPVDVEVIQSKSSETISQAYQRVDEEICALESTCPGPRLLTAEAWVEHLRNVFERESAAIVVDGGELALNVKLGEIPNGIPEGEAMAAVRNQGPEEGMLQHARNDTAKVRRLALKLDVAFDSVKAARQEEFLGRVSRSAMQLEAVAFRSDMVDHAGARATNLRQSFSQLKTLYLELDHLLISAKNGNYTTLQEQRLDGELESAREVRDRLGGVSEQWRLAGSLIRVSAKGLQRAVEYWNLVGLSQKAEEKIGLALDCRTACHGALITLEAAQAALPQVDIPHVTMRQQTAVKHGLVYMLTDMANPARFQHTKHVLEGFLTNVYQSVTWIHDTFKETLQKDLNEADQTVMLVAKQLREIRKHYLSQRFGGKIYVKPTMGKLQQR encoded by the exons ATGTCCCCGTGGCCAACGACGATGGGTTGTTCGTCATCATCGTCGGTGGCCGCCAGCGAGGTGGAAACTTCCCATCCAAACACGCCCGTCCTGAAGCAGGTCAACGGTGGTCGTGGTGGCGTTGTCGGTGGACTTCCGGTGGACGTCGAAGTGATCCAGTCAAAGTCGTCGGAAACGATCTCGCAGGCGTATCAACGAGTGGACGAGGAGATTTGCGCCTTGGAGAGCACCTGCCCGGGGCCACGGCTGCTGACGGCTGAGGCTTGGGTCGAGCACTTGCGGAACGTTTTCGAGCGGGAAAGTGCTGCGATCGTTGTGGACGGTGGGGAGTTGGCATTGAACGTTAAACTTGGTGAAATTCCGAACGGGATTCCGGAAGGGGAGGCAATGGCGGCGGTTAGGAACCAGGGACCGGAAGAGGGAATGCTGCAGCATGCCCGAAACGATACGGCCAAGGTTCGTCGT TTGGCCCTGAAACTGGACGTGGCCTTCGATTCGGTGAAAGCCGCCCGCCAGGAGGAATTCCTGGGCCGCGTGTCCCGTTCGGCCATGCAACTTGAGGCGGTCGCCTTCCGATCGGACATGGTGGACCACGCCGGAGCGAGGGCGACCAATCTTCGTCAGAGTTTCAGCCAGCTAAAGACGCTGTATTTGGAGTTGGATCATCTGCTGATATcggcaaaaaatggaaattatacGACCCTGCAGGAGCAACGTCTCGACGGGGAGCTGGAATCGGCTAGGGAAGTCCGGGATCGACTTGGGGGCGTTTCGGAACAGTGGCGGTTGGCCGGGTCGTTGATTCGGGTTTCGGCGAAAGGCTTACAACGGGCGGTTGAGTACTGGAATTTGGTTGGACTGTCGCAAAAGGCTGAGGAGAAAATTGGTTTGGCGTTGGATTGTCGAACGGCTTGCCATGGAGCTTTGATTACGCTGGAGGCAGCTCAAGCGGCTTTGCCGCAGGTTGACATTCCGCACGTGACAATGCGTCAGCAAACGGCGGTGAAGCACGGGCTGGTTTACATGCTGACAGATATGGCCAACCCGGCGCGGTTTCAGCACACCAAACACGTGCTCGAGGGATTTCTCACGAATGTGTACCAATCCGTCACGTGGATTCACGACACCTTCAAGGAAACGCTCCAGAAAGATCTCAACGAGGCGGACCAAACGGTGATGCTGGTGGCCAAACAACTTCGCGAAATCCGCAAACATTACCTGTCGCAGCGGTTCGGGGGCAAAATCTACGTCAAGCCAACAATGGGAAAGCTTCAACAGCGATAA
- the LOC120415997 gene encoding uncharacterized protein LOC120415997, which translates to MMSICQGDCSELGPPPDMILSMPPPPLSSFLLPRNALAPRPPNNSLSCIAAFMCEPSSLRAHGGIGDHGPAGMDLIELSANGMDDTWVFVLISSCVGVLLLGALLAMILIKCRDSFNYSYHDSNLKHPPLAEPHHLGGTTKSGFMPGTILYPTNHHHHHHTNGHHHLATTPDNRSLWATLTPHGTTQHFISDSAYCNPEDHYEVIDYGRKHEQYIPSNQLEQQQQQQHHISHQNTIVKNKNSFENSGFVDYDYEDPTPLMESYNHFDDMDSGYQEPQEVIGSLNRNRSIVSSPTRIENPNLAPLNLYPTHRSSTGNGTLGKKNHGTTLSRRISDIKN; encoded by the exons AT GATGAGCATCTGCCAGGGCGATTGCTCCGAGCTGGGGCCACCGCCCGATATGATCCTGTCGATGCCGCCGCCCCCGTTGTCCTCCTTTCTGCTGCCACGGAACGCGCTGGCCCCGCGGCCACCCAACAACTCGCTGTCCTGCATCGCGGCCTTCATGTGCGAACCGTCCTCGCTGAGGGCCCACGGTGGCATCGGTGACCACGGCCCAGCCGGAATGGACCTCATCGAGTTGTCCGCCAATG GAATGGACGACACTTGGGTCTTTGTGCTGATTTCGTCCTGCGTTGGAGTGCTGCTGCTGGGGGCTCTTCTGGCGATGATACTCATCAAGTGTAGAGA CTCGTTCAACTACTCGTACCACGATAGCAACCTGAAGCACCCACCACTAGCCGAACCCCACCACCTGGGTGGCACCACCAAGTCCGGCTTCATGCCGGGCACGATTCTGTATCCGACcaaccatcatcatcaccaccacACCAATGGCCACCACCATCTGGCAACAACCCCAGACAATCGCTCACTATGGGCCACACTGACTCCGCACGGAACCACCCAACACTTTATCTCCGACTCGGCGTACTGCAACCCGGAGGACCACTACGAGGTGATCGACTATGGACGCAAGCACGAACAGTACATCCCGTCAAACCAGCTcgagcaacaacagcagcagcagcaccatatCTCCCACCAAAACACGATCGTCAAGAACAAGAACTCGTTCGAAAACTCCGGCTTCGTGGACTACGACTACGAGGATCCGACCCCGCTGATGGAATCGTACAACCACTTTGACGACATGGACTCGGGCTACCAGGAACCGCAGGAAGTGATCGGATCGCTCAACCGGAACCGCTCGATCGTTTCGTCCCCGACCCGGATCGAGAACCCCAACCTGGCCCCGCTGAACCTTTATCCGACCCACCGCAGCAGCACCGGCAACGGAACCCTCGGCAAGAAGAACCACGGAACCACGCTCAGCCGACGCATCAGTGATATCAAGAATTGA